One Primulina eburnea isolate SZY01 chromosome 4, ASM2296580v1, whole genome shotgun sequence genomic window, AATGATACAATGTTGAACAACATCCATACAAATGCTGCGAACAACCACTATATGAAACATGGATGGgaaagcctcccaaatattcttatataGTTTTTCAAGATTATAAACTtcgaaaatttcaaatatttaaagAGGCAATAATCGAAAATTACTGAAATTCTGAATATTTAATCGAACATTCAAGTTCTCTAGCATTTATCACAAAAATCATGTTGCTGCTCTAAATCTCCAAGCAGCTGAATAGTTTTTATTCGATCATTTGAGAATATATTGTGTTGATTTTCATTCTCTATTTTTGTATATGTAAGATAAAAAAAGAGAGTTTAATCTTGTAACCATCAGAAATCAATTTATGAATTATTAATATCTTCCTACAACAAGAAGAGGAGTTTATTGAAACatttctttcaaattttcatAAACAAATTTAGTTGATTGAAAATTAAGCTTTAACTGCTAACTCAACTAAATCACttgaatttgaaaaatatataaaattttataagctGTTATTCACCCCTCCAAATAAATACATAGCCGATCCAAACACAATATTTATAATTCtattcattaaaatattttattcaaccTTCTTATTTTACTAACGTTTTACTCTTATTTCCCAACTTCACTTGTGCTAATGCTACATCTATTTTCTTacttattataaatattatatatttttaatatttgggTAATCTACGCCGTCAAAAATATTAGAGACATAATTAACTCTAATCATAATTAACtgttatatttaaatcatatatatttaattaatctgtGCCGTCAAAAAatataagatatatatatatatatatatatatccaattaATGAAGGTTTCACGCACACGATGCATTAAACTTACCCAATTTCGAACACAAATCTTGAAAAAAAGAGCAAAGAAACCCcaaaaaataatccaaaaatcatatattcaagaaaactgAGAGCAAAAATAAGGTTCAGATACAGGTTAAGAACTCATTGCTCGATACTGAATGGTGTTCAGTCCCCGGTGTTTGAGCTTGTTACCGACCAGTAACAGGTAAGGTTTTGTGCATCTGCATGAACCCTTGCACGAGTAGATTGAGTAGCATTTTGGATTGATTGTTCAATTAATATGCTTCTTGTGTGTAGATACGTAATGGCGTATGACTTCCATTGCCAACTCATGAGCATTCTTATCTTGCAGTCTTGCTAGAGCATCCATGGCTTCAAATGTCTCCTTGTCTGCAAAGAGTTTTAAGTTATGTCGCGATGTTGATAAGGGTATTCCTTCCCATTTATCCACCAGCTCCAAAAGCTTCTCCGTTCCCTGGTCAATAGTTCATTCAGATGCTTGAAATAGCAATCAATTCATATTTAATCAGACAATATCAACAGCAGAGCCAGAGGCTGGCTAGATAGTGTAGGGCACCACCCCCCAAAACAAAATTTCTCCTTAATACTTCCAAACTACTTGCatatttttatgtattatatatatatatatatataaaaaatatgatttcattctctaatttttttcaatttttcaaCACAATTTTCTTTCTCGGCCACGGTGCAATAAGGGATCAGCAGATTCTTCAAAATGTTTAGAGCTTATGCTGTTTCGTAACCTAGTATTTATCATGACTTACCATGCGAATTGTGAAGTCACCAAATGATTCTTTAGAGAGCCGCTTGCGTTTCCAGTGGTAAAATAGAGGTACAAAAACATCCTCAAGATTATGAAGCTTAACCTTATCCTTGAATGCTTTTGCtaatgaagtttggtttggATTCCCACCGAGCCAAATCTGTACCATAGATGGAGCAGCAGCACTTGTTTATATGAACTAATTTCAATCCATTTAAGGAGTCCTAAAACAATGATTTGGTGACTTAGTTTACCTGGTAACTATTTGGACCGTCACCAACCAACCCGAGCTCAGCCATGTACGGTCTAGCACAACCATTGGGGCAACCTGTTATCCTTATTACCACGGATTCATTATACTTGAGACCAACCTGAAACAAGGATGTTTTTTGTTGACAAGCTTCAGATGACAACTACAATTGTAGCATGTTGTATTGGAGTTTCTGTATATTTCCAGTTTGGTATAAGTGGCAAATGTAAGATATTACCTTTTCAAAAACAGCACGAATTCTCTTCAAGATGTCAGGTATTCCTCGTTCAGCTTCTGTAATAGCCAAAGGACAAAGAGGAAAAGCAGGGCATGCCATCGCTGTCAAGTTGAGCGGATCTACAAACCTTGGTTGCTGttccaaaaaaaaaaggtttATACAGCCAAACTAAAAAAAATCAGATTTCTACAAAAGAATAGCAGCataaacttcaaaataaaaccaatgcaaaaaattaaaaattccaATAGAAAAACTTCCCACTCTCCTTGCTCCAGACCCAGATTTCTTTTAAATGAAATACTGACTTTCGTCGATCCTTGGGAACATACTAATACATTTGTGAAATCCGAATTACAATGTTCAAATCCAGATTGTGTGACTGAAGCTACTTCGCTCGAGCATTATGCAATTCCCAGAAATCGAGACAAGTAGCTGTCTTTTTGCCAAACACAGCAAGAATACTCTCAAAGGTTAAGAAAATTATAAAAGCTGAAATTCTGAATATTTTTTACCAGTAGACCACCCTGAGCAAGAGCTGTAGTGATAGGGCGCTTCCATGCTTGCCGGACATCACACAAGATAATATTTTGGTTAGGTGTGATACGCACGTTCAAATTATACTTCTCAATAATTTCCCTTAAAATCGTCTTCATTGTTCCCTTGATACGGCCATTATCCACATGAAGACCACAAAATAAACCACCATCTCCCTGCAAAACAAGCATTTGAACAATCAATTGCAGAAAAAGTCACATGATACACGGATTAAAAAATTGACATGATGCGGTAAAAAGATTAAAAAGTTTCACGTTAGAGCTTCGTCTCCTACTACTGTCAAGCCAACCTGCTCGTGCCAACCGAGATAGCTTTTAAATTCCCAATCGGGTAACTCATGGCAAGGTTTAAACTTCTTCCCATAGTATTGCTCGACCACACTTCTAAACTTTTCTATCCCCCACGAACTAAGCAAGTATTTCATTCTACTGTACTTTCGATCATCTCTCCTTCCATTTTCTCTTTGAGTGACAGCGATAGCCTTGACTGCATATAATATATCATCTTTCGGCACATAACCCAATGGTTCTGCTAATCGAGGGAAAGTAGATTCCAATCTATGTGTTCTTCCCATCCCACCACCAACCTGCAAATATACAACCACCGAGTCAGAAAATATCAACTACTACTAATTTTTTGGATAAAAAACGAAAAAGAAatatatttacatatatgtTAAATCCCTGTGGCTCCCCATCAGCATCAGATACAACAACTACTCCAATATCGTTAGTAAAAAGATCCACCGAGTTGTCCGTGGGGACGGTGACTGCAATCTTGAACTTTCTTGGCATGAACTGTGTTCCATATATGGGCTCAGGTGAATTGGGAAAATTTGTACCATGGGAGTTATCATTTCGAGCCTTAACTACTTCAGGGGATTCAGCAGACATGAATTGTTCTCCATCCACCCACATATCATAATAAAACCCTGACTGTGGAGTTAAAAGTGCAGCAATATCTTCTAGCAGTTTTCTGTGCTAAAAGATAATCTTTTCGAAAAAATGGTGCTGCCGGGGCAAGGACATTTCTGTTGAGATCACCACAAGCACCAAGTGTCGAGCCCATGTTCTTAATGATTGTACTCATGACTATCTTGAGATCTTTTTTCAAAACACCATGGAGCTGAAACGTTTGCCGAGTTGTCAAACGAAGTGTTTGAATCCCAAACTGATCAGCTAGATCATCCATAACCAGATAGAGTTTGTTTGAAACTTTTCCACTAGGGTTCTTCGTACGAAGCATAAACGAATAAGACCTTGTGCCACGTTCATCTCGGTTATACTGTTGATAGCTACCATGGAACTTGATTATTTGTGTAGCAGCTTCATTAATATTTGGAGAATCAGTTAATAACTCCTCATTGAGAGGATATCTTATGAAGTTACTGTGCTCTTTGATGATTTCGACCTTACTGCGTTTAATCTCGACTGAAGCATCTGGTTTAAGAGGCTGCAAAGGAAGTAACAAATTATAATAAATGCATGCATATCAGTTTCAGCAGAAGTCAAATTGGTTAGATGGAAAGAAACAATGATCAGAAAAAAGCATAGGTAAGATAAGCGAAGTTGGATACACCACATCGAATAAAACTGAGTCCCAGCACaaatataatcaataaaatttgaattaaaatcataatttatagAAATGTTAACTCTTGCAATACTGAAGCGAGATCATAACATATAAACTAAAACAGTATCTGGGAATTGGCTTGAAGCAAAAAATATAACCAATAAATTGCTCAATACATGAATCAAGATGATCATTTCATCAAATGCAGAGTAGAGTCTTGCGATAATGAAGAGAGATCATGATATAAGTTAAAACAGCATCTTGAAATTAGCTTGCATCGCAATATAGTCTATAAGTTGTTCAGTGAgtcaatcaaaatcatcattcTTCAAATTCAAGAGCACATTACAACAATTTAATACATAGAAAACATTATCAAACGACCAATTGACCATACCACCATGACAACAGAAAccatatgatttttttatgtaaaacaTCTTCATGTTTATTGCAATACAGGCAATTACCAAATGCTGCACTCCATGCATGACCGAAACATCCACCCTCTCCCCcaacaaaaatatttataaaaaaaaaaaacaaaaactttatTCGTTAAACTAAAGAGGCATGACTTCCAATCCGTAGTGACAACTGAAAAGCGAAAATCGAATAGGTACCGTGGAAACAGCTTTGACGGCCACAATCGAAGGAGGGGATGATGCGCTAGAAACCTGACGGAATTTGGTAAGCAGAATCAAAGTGGATGCATTCTTCAAGCCACTGAAGTTTCTAGAAATCTGCAGCTTGGGATCCTTGGCTATTGCTGCCCCACCAAATGACGTCGCCATGCTGGGCTAGGGTTTCGATCGATGGCGAGATATTTTAACTTTTGGTCGAAATGAAATGACGACGAAGAACTGGAGGTGATGAGCTTCTCTACGGAATCTGCTTCCGTTGGCACTCCACGCGCTCCATCGACGCCTCTTCGGCACACGCcatcatttatttattattaattaattaacacaTTCAATTTACGAAttcaatattatttatataatcattgatcaaaatattttttttggaacAATTTAGAAAATCCCTCTAAATTTGAAAGAACTTCTTGAAAATTTTGAGGcacaaacttgtgtgagacgatctcacgagtcgtatttgtaagacggatctcttatttgagtcaccaatgaaaaaatattattttttatgctaagtgtattactttttattgtgaatatgggtaggattgacccgtctcatagattatggctcgtgagacggtcttacatgagactcactcaaattTTGAACTGCAAATTTCTCTTCTTAATTTTAAATTTCTCAAAATtttctataaaaaaattgaataactATGtcaatatcatgtattatttttctttttaatttgattttatatTTCACTAGTTTAGTTTTGGGGAAAAAAATctcattaattaaaaattagaaggaaaaaaaaattgaaggtgttccaaaaaaataaatgaGAATATTTGGTTAAGCACGGGAAAATAGTGCGCGTGACGTAGACGGCACAAGTCGTAGAGTCAAAAGAGAGAGTAAAAGGAGATATGGGAGAAAGCATCAAAGGCTTGGTGCAGTGAATCTGGACGTCAAATAGATAATGCTTGCTCAGTCAATTTTTATATCGGGAAATTGCCGTTCCGTCCCCTGCTGTCgaatttttttgtgttcagtccctaagtatttttttagtaccatatttccacatgaagtgtaccatattttgtatgacatagtaccacaattttgtgggtaagAAATGAATtcaaagaaatattttgattggagatttttcaccaacttcgtcTTTTTATATTCAAAAATTTCCGaacttgttttgttttgtttttaatatgtattattattattattattattattatatatatatattattatttaattttatgaatAGTTCGATAATTCAAATTATATATGTCCAAAGTAATATTTATATTAGAATAGATACTTGAACGTGGACAGAACAACTCCAGGTTAGATCATAGAAATATTTCTTTTTGGAATTTTGGGAACCAATTTACAATTTTTTGATGCCAATTCCTAAACTTAGAAACAAAATTTAAACAATtaattataaaatgtatttacATCAAATGTATACAAGATTTagtttcaattttaaatttaaataattacaaaGTGAATGTTTATactaaaaataagaaaactgcTTCATTTTTTTTCCTAATTCATCTATAAAATTTAAGTAACAAACTTCcatttatattattaagttGTGACTACAAGCTGTTCGATTCCGATTTCATCTTCCTAAATGTGTATCTCATATTGTATTTAGTTTGTTGTAAAAGGTGAGTAGATCGACTCGAGCCCCGTCAAAACTCGAGCCCGAGTATTTATGAGTCTGAGCTACtccatatattatttaaaaaaattaaaaataatttaaaaacaatTTGAAATCGAGTTTTTCGAACTCGATTATTCCATACATTATCAAATTTGTGAGTTTTCTCTTGAAATTTTCTAAGCTTTTCTTTGTACACACAAAAAttaaacttatcaaagatttaaTCTTTGTGGCGTGTGTCGATTGTTCTTAGATCGAATTGTCAAAAATGAGTTCATTGAAAATTCGTTTGATATCTGTTGTCTATCTTCATGAATATTTATTGCTAAGTTTTTCGTAGCTTAGAGGTTAATATTacaaatctttatttgtttCAAAAAGATCGAGACAACCCAACGTTCTTTATTTCATTGAATCGATGACGTAACTCCGTATTTGAGTGTGTTTGCTTTTCATGTTTAAAGAATCACATCATTTAGTATCAAAGCTTTTGGTTCCTTTTGATCCAAATAAATATctcgtttttactgttaaaTCTGCGTTAATCTTTCGTTGGTACACAATACAAGAGTTTACGACATTTTTACTGTTCATTAAATTTTAATCCCGAGAAATTTGTTCTTATATTTGTTGTGACTAAACTGTATTTAAACTCAGAGTAGGTCtgttgtgaaacggtctcacgaatctttatctatgagacgggtcaaccctaccgatattcacaataaaaagtaatattcttagtataataagtaatattttttcatagatgacccaaataagatatctgtctcacaaaatatgacccgtgaaacATTCTCACACAGATTTTTGCTTTAAACTCATACGAATGTATATTAAAAAAGTCACGTTAATTTTACGAAGAATCTCTTGACCAAATTTTATTTGGCACGAAAAAAGATTATTTGATAATTAACATTTTATCCACTATTTGAATATTCTTTCAACATTTTATATTCAtctttaaaaacatttttttttaaaaaaaaaaagaagaaagggGGGAATGCAAAAAAATGACATCCTCCCTCACATGTATTTTTGATAATGATTGTCCTAAACTGAAACTGTTACCTTGCAATCCCTGAAAGGTCACAATAGATTAAACATAATCTAAACACATGCTCGAGTAAATTATAGAGATTATCCGATGTATttaataaacaaaataaaaaattatgaaacaaaataattatttcatcCAATTTAAGTTACAAAGTTCACATCCAGATCATACATTAGGAAGATTTACAACAATCTCAAACTAGACGCCAAGCTCACAAAACATGACGCTTTACAAGTGAGAAAATACAACACAAGTTGTGAGTTTACAAGATGGTTTTGTCTTGATGGACTTGAATTGATCTTCTTTGGTCTATTGAGTACTGGGAACTGATCTTGTTCTCTGGTATGATATCATTTTTGAGATGGTGCACTGATTTCTGATCTTTCTTGTGCACGTTTACTGGTCTTGTTACACCACTTGTGCATG contains:
- the LOC140831019 gene encoding LOW QUALITY PROTEIN: sulfite reductase 1 [ferredoxin], chloroplastic-like (The sequence of the model RefSeq protein was modified relative to this genomic sequence to represent the inferred CDS: deleted 1 base in 1 codon), which produces MATSFGGAAIAKDPKLQISRNFSGLKNASTLILLTKFRQVSSASSPPSIVAVKAVSTPLKPDASVEIKRSKVEIIKEHSNFIRYPLNEELLTDSPNINEAATQIIKFHGSYQQYNRDERGTRSYSFMLRTKNPSGKVSNKLYLVMDDLADQFGIQTLRLTTRQTFQLHGVLKKDLKIVMSTIIKNMGSTLGACGDLNRNVLAPAAPFFRKDYLLAQKTAEDIAALLTPQSGFYYDMWVDGEQFMSAESPEVVKARNDNSHGTNFPNSPEPIYGTQFMPRKFKIAVTVPTDNSVDLFTNDIGVVVVSDADGEPQGFNIYVGGGMGRTHRLESTFPRLAEPLGYVPKDDILYAVKAIAVTQRENGRRDDRKYSRMKYLLSSWGIEKFRSVVEQYYGKKFKPCHELPDWEFKSYLGWHEQGDGGLFCGLHVDNGRIKGTMKTILREIIEKYNLNVRITPNQNIILCDVRQAWKRPITTALAQGGLLQPRFVDPLNLTAMACPAFPLCPLAITEAERGIPDILKRIRAVFEKVGLKYNESVVIRITGCPNGCARPYMAELGLVGDGPNSYQIWLGGNPNQTSLAKAFKDKVKLHNLEDVFVPLFYHWKRKRLSKESFGDFTIRMGTEKLLELVDKWEGIPLSTSRHNLKLFADKETFEAMDALARLQDKNAHELAMEVIRHYVSTHKKHIN